Proteins co-encoded in one Cupriavidus taiwanensis genomic window:
- a CDS encoding PDR/VanB family oxidoreductase, whose product MSAHQSLTLRVQAMRYEARGVVSIELQDPEGKTLPEYSPGAHIDLHLGNGLVRSYSLCGAPEARNRYTVGVLLDRGSRGGSRYVHEQLRVGATLTVGAPRNNFELEESAAHTVLVAGGIGVTPIVCMARRLAELGKSFTLIYCARSRAEAAFVETLSAYGDAVRFHFDDEAGAPPDLKAMLGGQDAQTHFYCCGPGPMLNAFEAACAAHAYPNVHIERFAADPSTEAVQEGEYVVQLSRTGALVKVPSGKSLLDALLDSGVEVEYSCREGVCGSCETAVLEGCPDHRDSVLSNSERASNKTMMVCVSGCKGSKLVLDL is encoded by the coding sequence ATGAGTGCCCACCAGTCCCTGACCCTGCGGGTCCAGGCCATGCGCTACGAAGCGCGTGGCGTGGTCAGCATCGAACTGCAAGATCCCGAAGGGAAGACCCTGCCCGAGTACAGCCCGGGCGCCCATATCGACCTGCACCTGGGCAACGGCCTGGTGCGCAGCTATTCGCTGTGTGGCGCGCCGGAAGCGCGCAACCGCTACACCGTGGGCGTGCTGCTGGACCGCGGCAGCCGCGGCGGCTCGCGCTACGTGCACGAGCAGCTGCGCGTGGGCGCCACGCTGACCGTGGGCGCGCCGCGCAACAACTTCGAGCTGGAGGAGAGCGCAGCGCACACCGTGCTCGTGGCTGGCGGCATCGGCGTCACGCCGATCGTCTGCATGGCGCGCCGGCTGGCCGAGCTGGGCAAGTCGTTCACGCTGATCTACTGCGCGCGTTCGCGCGCCGAGGCGGCGTTCGTCGAAACGCTGTCGGCCTACGGCGACGCGGTGCGCTTCCACTTCGACGATGAAGCGGGCGCGCCGCCGGACCTGAAGGCCATGCTGGGCGGACAGGACGCGCAGACGCACTTCTACTGCTGCGGCCCCGGCCCGATGCTGAACGCGTTCGAGGCCGCGTGCGCGGCCCATGCCTACCCCAACGTCCATATCGAGCGCTTTGCCGCCGACCCGTCGACCGAGGCAGTGCAGGAAGGCGAATACGTGGTGCAGCTGTCGCGCACCGGCGCGCTGGTCAAGGTGCCGTCGGGCAAGTCGCTGCTGGACGCGCTGCTCGATTCCGGCGTCGAGGTCGAATACAGCTGCCGCGAAGGCGTGTGCGGCTCGTGCGAGACCGCCGTGCTGGAAGGCTGCCCCGACCACCGCGACAGCGTGCTGAGCAACAGCGAGCGCGCCAGCAACAAGACCATGATGGTGTGCGTGTCCGGGTGCAAGGGCAGCAAGCTGGTGCTGGACTTGTAA
- a CDS encoding MFS transporter has translation MPGNAMHVRARLLIGLATFFDGFDVIAIAATLPLLIAQWSLTPGQVGVLIAAPSVGQLVGALLFPGLAERFGRLRSIGWSAGIIGLMSIACGFAPSFEIFLLLRIVQGLGLGGELPVAATYINEVTRAHGRGRFVLLYEVVFPIGLMVSNGVGAWLVPHYGWEVMYFIGGVPLVLFFILRRVIPESPRWLAEKGRLQEADAALRAFEARARTPLPPPVDASAYDRMVSHPRRRLRDLVGKAYLGRTLAVWMLWATCGFIQYGLSTWLPTVYKTVYHAPLQLALNLAAAASVLGVVGSLVCAMIVDKVGRKPVINVSFLLCALSLVLAGVFHGASVYVVATFCALAMGFLASGFITAYVYTPELYPTSVRAMGCGLGGAWLKLAAIFAPGLIASTIGSGDLSLAFFALSVVPALAAVTVHCLGIETKGRVLEELEV, from the coding sequence ATGCCCGGCAACGCCATGCATGTGCGGGCCCGGCTGCTGATCGGCCTGGCTACCTTCTTCGACGGCTTCGACGTGATTGCCATCGCCGCCACGCTGCCGCTGCTGATCGCGCAGTGGTCGCTCACGCCCGGGCAGGTCGGGGTCCTGATCGCGGCGCCGTCGGTCGGCCAGCTGGTCGGCGCGCTGCTGTTCCCGGGGCTGGCCGAGCGCTTCGGCCGGCTGCGCTCGATCGGCTGGAGCGCGGGCATCATCGGCCTGATGAGCATTGCCTGCGGCTTCGCGCCGTCGTTCGAGATTTTCCTGCTGCTGCGCATCGTGCAGGGCCTGGGCCTCGGCGGCGAGCTGCCGGTCGCCGCAACCTATATCAACGAAGTCACGCGCGCGCACGGCCGCGGGCGCTTCGTGCTGCTGTACGAGGTGGTGTTCCCGATCGGCCTGATGGTGTCAAACGGCGTCGGCGCCTGGCTGGTGCCGCACTACGGCTGGGAGGTGATGTACTTCATCGGCGGCGTGCCGCTGGTGCTGTTCTTCATCCTGCGCCGCGTGATTCCGGAATCGCCGCGCTGGCTGGCCGAGAAGGGCCGGCTGCAAGAGGCCGACGCCGCGTTGCGCGCGTTCGAGGCGCGCGCCCGCACGCCGCTGCCGCCGCCGGTCGACGCCAGCGCCTACGATCGCATGGTCAGCCACCCGCGCCGCCGCTTGCGCGACCTCGTCGGCAAGGCCTATCTCGGCCGCACGCTGGCGGTGTGGATGCTGTGGGCCACCTGCGGCTTTATCCAGTACGGGCTGTCGACCTGGCTGCCCACGGTCTACAAGACCGTCTACCACGCGCCGCTGCAGCTGGCGCTGAACCTGGCCGCCGCGGCATCGGTGCTGGGCGTGGTGGGGTCGCTGGTGTGCGCCATGATCGTCGACAAGGTCGGGCGCAAGCCGGTGATCAATGTGTCGTTCCTGCTGTGCGCGCTGTCGCTGGTGCTGGCCGGGGTGTTCCACGGCGCCAGCGTGTACGTGGTCGCCACCTTCTGCGCGCTGGCGATGGGCTTCCTCGCCAGCGGCTTCATCACCGCCTATGTCTATACGCCGGAGCTGTACCCGACCAGCGTGCGGGCCATGGGCTGCGGCCTCGGCGGCGCCTGGCTGAAGCTGGCGGCGATCTTCGCGCCGGGGCTGATCGCCAGCACCATCGGCAGCGGCGACCTGAGCCTCGCCTTCTTCGCGCTGTCGGTGGTGCCGGCGCTGGCGGCCGTCACCGTGCATTGCCTGGGCATCGAGACCAAGGGGCGGGTGCTGGAGGAGCTGGAGGTCTGA
- a CDS encoding acetate--CoA ligase family protein, which yields MTAPLQSLLAPRSIAVIGASDNIHKIGGRPIHYMQTHGYAGTLYPVNPQRDTIQGLRAFASLDALPEVPELAIIIVAGDAAVQAVRDCARLGVAAAIVIASGFGEAGAEGRRQQEEMMRAARASGLRLVGPNSQGLANFGSGAIASFSTMFIEVPPQDGPVAVVSQSGGVAAMVYGLLRGQGIGVRHMHATGNQADITVSELALAVAHDPGVRLVLLYLESLSDPEVLAEAARVARARNVPMVAVKAGRSHDGQRAAASHTGAIANEDRAVDAFLQRHGIWRVDDAHALARCAPLYLRGWQAEGRRLVVVSNSGASCVMAADAAPSCGLTLAPLSGHTRAALAQRLPGFAATANPVDVTAALLTNSALFGEVLPVVASDPAADLFLLDIPVSGMGYDVPRFARDAAAFADSADKPIAVAVWQAPVAEAFRQAGVPTFASAAEALAALGQLVSHRQRLRQIAQEGEPPLPAAPVLPADARASVTLSEAASLARLAAAGVPVVEHYLCQDVQAAVAAWRRIGAPVAVKASSPQVPHKSEHGLVALHCNDPEAVASAFTSQVRTLKAMGAACEGIVVARMSRGQRECMIGAHWDPVFGAVLVVGDGGKYVEVLRDTAVLLAPCRQAEVARALERLRIAPLLHGVRDEPAVDIGALCRLAVQVGELVRAAGGAIRSVDLNPVMASPEGVVVVDALIEVPDAAPPLRS from the coding sequence ATGACCGCTCCTCTCCAGTCCCTGCTCGCGCCCCGCTCCATCGCCGTGATCGGCGCCTCCGACAACATCCACAAGATCGGCGGCCGGCCCATCCATTACATGCAGACGCACGGCTACGCCGGCACCCTCTATCCCGTCAATCCGCAGCGCGACACCATCCAGGGCCTGCGCGCCTTTGCCTCGCTGGATGCCCTGCCGGAAGTGCCCGAGCTGGCCATCATCATCGTCGCCGGCGACGCCGCCGTGCAGGCCGTGCGCGACTGCGCGCGGCTGGGCGTGGCGGCGGCCATCGTGATCGCGTCGGGCTTCGGCGAGGCGGGTGCCGAAGGCCGGCGCCAGCAGGAGGAGATGATGCGCGCCGCGCGCGCCAGCGGGCTGCGGCTGGTCGGGCCCAACAGCCAGGGGCTGGCCAACTTCGGCAGCGGCGCCATCGCCAGTTTCTCGACCATGTTCATCGAAGTGCCGCCGCAGGACGGGCCGGTCGCCGTGGTCAGCCAGAGCGGCGGCGTGGCGGCCATGGTCTACGGGCTGCTGCGCGGCCAGGGCATCGGCGTGCGCCACATGCATGCCACCGGCAACCAGGCCGACATCACCGTCAGCGAGCTGGCGCTGGCGGTGGCGCACGATCCCGGCGTGCGGCTGGTGCTGCTATACCTGGAAAGCCTGTCCGACCCCGAGGTGCTGGCCGAGGCGGCGCGCGTGGCGCGGGCGCGCAACGTGCCGATGGTGGCGGTAAAGGCCGGGCGCTCGCACGACGGCCAGCGCGCCGCCGCGTCGCATACCGGCGCCATCGCCAACGAGGACCGCGCGGTCGATGCCTTCCTGCAGCGCCATGGGATCTGGCGCGTCGATGATGCGCACGCACTGGCGCGCTGCGCGCCGCTGTACCTGCGCGGCTGGCAAGCCGAGGGCAGGCGGCTGGTGGTGGTCAGCAATTCCGGCGCGAGCTGCGTGATGGCGGCCGACGCCGCACCGTCGTGCGGGCTGACGCTGGCGCCGCTATCCGGGCACACGCGGGCTGCGCTGGCGCAGCGCCTGCCGGGCTTCGCCGCCACCGCCAACCCGGTCGACGTCACCGCGGCGCTGCTGACCAACAGCGCGCTGTTCGGCGAGGTCCTGCCGGTGGTGGCAAGCGATCCGGCCGCGGACCTGTTCCTGCTCGACATTCCCGTGTCCGGCATGGGCTATGACGTACCGCGCTTCGCCCGCGACGCCGCCGCGTTTGCCGACAGCGCGGACAAGCCGATCGCCGTCGCGGTGTGGCAGGCGCCGGTGGCCGAGGCCTTTCGCCAGGCCGGCGTGCCCACCTTCGCCAGTGCCGCCGAAGCGCTGGCGGCGCTGGGGCAACTGGTGTCGCACCGGCAGCGCCTGCGGCAGATCGCGCAGGAAGGCGAGCCGCCGCTGCCCGCGGCCCCGGTGTTGCCGGCAGATGCCCGCGCGAGCGTGACGCTGAGCGAGGCCGCCAGCCTGGCGCGCCTTGCCGCCGCCGGCGTGCCGGTGGTAGAGCACTACCTGTGCCAGGATGTCCAGGCCGCGGTGGCCGCGTGGCGGCGCATCGGCGCGCCGGTCGCGGTCAAGGCCAGCTCGCCGCAGGTCCCGCACAAGAGCGAACATGGGCTGGTCGCCCTGCACTGCAACGACCCCGAGGCCGTCGCCAGCGCGTTCACCTCGCAGGTCCGCACTCTGAAAGCCATGGGCGCCGCGTGCGAAGGCATCGTGGTTGCGCGCATGTCGCGCGGCCAGCGCGAATGCATGATCGGCGCGCACTGGGATCCGGTGTTCGGCGCCGTGCTGGTGGTAGGCGATGGCGGCAAGTATGTGGAAGTGCTGCGCGATACCGCGGTGCTGCTGGCGCCGTGCCGGCAGGCCGAGGTGGCGCGGGCGCTGGAGCGGCTGCGTATCGCGCCGCTGCTGCACGGGGTGCGCGACGAGCCCGCGGTCGACATCGGCGCGCTGTGCCGGCTGGCGGTACAGGTGGGCGAACTGGTCCGGGCGGCCGGCGGTGCGATCCGCTCGGTCGACCTCAACCCGGTGATGGCAAGTCCGGAGGGCGTGGTGGTGGTCGATGCGTTGATCGAGGTACCAGATGCCGCACCGCCCCTGCGCTCCTGA